One window of Medicago truncatula cultivar Jemalong A17 chromosome 2, MtrunA17r5.0-ANR, whole genome shotgun sequence genomic DNA carries:
- the LOC112419470 gene encoding uncharacterized protein, producing the protein MVAIEVLHFMKTKTRGEDRYVALKLDISKAYDRMDWDYLRAVMNKMGFNNRWIHWMSMCVESVDYSVLVNGEQVNVMKNILSTYELASGQAISLPKYEIYCSRNVSDTLKHTITTTLGVQVVLGTSKYPGLPSMISRDRNATFAYIKDRVWQKINYWSGKCLSKAGHEVMIKSVLQAIPSYVMSIFQLPTTLIDSIEKMMNSFWWGHGRTTQRGIRWMNWEKLSAQKIHGGMGFKDLSAFNLAMLGKQGWKFITEPNSLVSRIFKARYFPSGSYLTAVIGHNPSYVWRSIMRARFLVRGGARWSIGSGASISILNEPWLPNGEFISSEDPGAPFVQNFTINSLMNLYDKSWNEQVWNRTGLWGSVQHALSSTVSVTNVIFSLLEQLYVELAQRLATVFWSIWKHRNLRVWDNVTETSATVVERARNMVVDWQLANTPAVLASTAQHQPSPTLALGACTSAQPTTHTWQHPTPGRYKCNIDAAFSSQFNRTGIGICVRDSNGTFVLAKTDTYPCMVSVDVGEALGLHSALQWLSDMQMDGVDFETDSKLTSDAFLSTRNDTSEFGSIISSCRLLFSSFFSNSRVEFVRRQVNAVAHALAREATFLANPTIYYDIPECIESLIINEML; encoded by the exons ATGGTCGCAATCGAAGTTTTGCATTTTATGAAAACCAAGACGCGAGGCGAAGACAGGTATGTTGCTCTGAAACTTGACATTAGCAAAGCCTATGATCGTATGGATTGGGACTATTTGAGGGCTGTTATGAATAAAATGGGATTTAATAATCGTTGGATTCATTGGATGAGTATGTGTGTCGAGTCTGTCGATTATTCTGTGCTTGTTAACGGTGAACAG GTGAACGTTATGAAAAATATTCTTTCTACTTATGAGTTAGCGTCAGGTCAAGCTATTAGCCTTCCAAAATATGAGATTTATTGTAGTCGTAATGTGTCTGACACTCTCAAACATACTATTACTACTACTCTTGGAGTTCAGGTTGTTTTGGGCACAAGTAAATATCCGGGTTTACCTTCTATGATAAGTCGAGATCGTAATGCAACGTTTGCTTATATAAAGGATCGCGTGTGGCAGAAAATTAATTATTGGAGTGGTAAGTGTCTCTCTAAAGCAGGTCATGAGGTTATGATAAAATCTGTTTTGCAGGCTATCCCATCATATGTGATGAGCATTTTTCAGTTACCAACCACCTTAATCGACTCAATTGAGAAGATGATGAACTCATTTTGGTGGGGTCATGGTAGAACAACACAACGCGGTATTCGCTGGATGAATTGGGAGAAATTATCTGCCCAAAAAATTCATGGAGGTATGGGTTTTAAAGATTTATCTGCTTTTAATTTAGCTATGCTAGGAAAACAGGGTTGGAAGTTTATTACAGAACCAAATTCTTTGGTTTCTCGGATTTTCAAAGCTCGATATTTCCCTTCTGGCTCCTACCTCACGGCTGTAATAGGGCATAACCCTAGCTATGTCTGGCGCAGCATTATGCGTGCTAGATTCCTTGTGCGTGGTGGTGCTCGGTGGAGTATAGGTTCAGGTGCATCTATTTCTATCCTAAACGAACCTTGGTTACCCAATGGGGAGTTTATTAGTAGTGAGGATCCAGGTGCTccttttgttcaaaattttaCTATTAATAGCTTGATGAATTTGTATGACAAAAGCTGGAATGAACAG GTGTGGAACAGAACCGGCTTGTGGGGATCTGTACAACATGCTCTTTCTTCTACTGTTTCGGTTACAAATGTTATTTTCTCCCTGCTAGAGCAACTGTATGTGGAATTAGCTCAGCGTCTGGCAACAGTGTTTTGGAGCATTTGGAAACACCGGAACCTCAGAGTTTGGGATAATGTCACAGAAACCAGTGCAACGGTAGTGGAGCGTGCTAGAAATATGGTCGTTGACTGGCAGTTGGCTAATACTCCTGCGGTTCTTGCATCAACAGCGCAACATCAGCCTTCACCGACCCTTGCGTTGGGGGCTTGCACTTCTGCACAACCTACCACTCACACGTGGCAGCATCCTACCCCGGGGAGATACAAATGCAACATTGACGCGGCTTTTTCCTCTCAATTCAATCGCACAGGTATTGGAATTTGTGTTCGTGACTCAAATGGTACTTTTGTGTTGGCCAAGACAGACACATATCCTTGTATGGTTTCGGTTGATGTGGGTGAAGCTTTAGGTTTGCACTCGGCTCTACAATGGCTAAGTGATATGCAGATGGATGGCGTGGATTTTGAAACAGATTCGAAGCTGACATCAGACGCTTTTCTGTCTACTAGGAACGACACATCCGAATTTGGCTCTATTATTTCATCTTGTCGTTTGCTTTTTAGTTCTTTCTTTTCTAACTCTAGGGTGGAGTTTGTTAGGCGACAAGTCAACGCGGTTGCTCATGCACTTGCAAGAGAAGCCACGTTCTTAGCTAATCCCACTATTTATTATGATATACCCGAATGTATTGAATCCTTAAttatcaatgaaatgctataa